The sequence below is a genomic window from Pseudorca crassidens isolate mPseCra1 chromosome 7, mPseCra1.hap1, whole genome shotgun sequence.
aacacatatatatggaatttaagaagaaaaaaataatattatgaagaacacaggggtaagacaggaataaagacagagacctactagagaatgaacttaaggatatgtggagggggaagggtaacctgtgacaaagcaggagagaggcatggacatacatacactaccaaacataaaacagatagctagtggaaagcagccccatagcacagggagatcagctcggtgctttgtgaccacctagaggggtgggatagggagggtgggagggagggagatgcaagagggaagagatatgggaacatatgtatatgtataactgattcactttgttataaagcagaaactaacacaccattgtaaagcaattatactccaataaagatgtaaaaaaaaaaaactcatggtactggcacaaaaaagacacacagatcaatggatagaacagagagcccagacataaacccatgcagttatggtcaattaatctatgacaaaggaggcaagaatatacagtggagaaaagacactctctttaataagtggtgctggagaaaatggacagctacatgtaaaacaatgagattagaacatttcctcacaccattacaaaaataagctcaaaatggattaaagacctaaacgtaagactggaaaccataaaactcctagaagaaaacataggcggaacactctttgacataaatcatagcaatattttttgctttctcctaaagcaaagaaaacaaaagcaaaaataaacaaatgggacctaattaaacttaaaggcttttgcacaggaaaggaaaccatcaacaaaatgaaaagacaacttaactcaatgggaggaaatatttgcaaatgatgtgactgacaagggctcaatatccaaaatatacaaacagctcatacaactcaacatcccAAAAAACAATCGAATCAAAAAATTGGCAGGACTTGAATAGAGGTTTttctaagaagacatacagatgactaacaggcacatgaaaagatgctcaacatcactacttattagagaaatgcaaatcaaaaccacaatgagacatcacctcacaccagtcagaatggtcatcatcaaaaagtctacaagtaacaaatgttggcaaggatgtggagaaaagggaacccctcgaacactattggtaggaatgcaaattggtgcagccactatagaaaagagtatggaggttccttagaaaaattaaaaatagaactaccacatgacccagcaattccactcttgtgtatatatccagaaaaaacgaaaacactaaatcgaaaaaatacatgcaccccaatgttcatagcaggcagcactatttacaatagccaagacatggaagcaacccaaatgcccaccaACAAATGATTAAGAAGATGCactatacatataaaatggaCTATTACTTCACCATAAAAGAGTGAAATTCTACCACTTGCAGCAACGTGTATGGACCTGGAGAATATTATActtactgaagtaagtcagacagagaaagacaaacactatgatatcacttatatgtggaatctaacaaataatacaaatgaatgtatatgcaaaacagaaagagactcacaggcataggaaacaaacttgtggttaccaaagaggagaggCATGGAAGAAGGGACAAAttaagggtatgggattaacagatacaaactactatatataaaatagttaagcaacaaggatatactctatagcacagggaattatacccattatcttataacaacctataatggcgtataatcttcaaaaatactgaatcactatgctgtacacttgaactaacataatattgtaagtcaactatacttcaataaaaacaaaagcaaaataaaatgtacagcttaaaaggataattttaatacttattttaaagttcCAAATATATTAACTTTATAAAGATATCAACTATCTTTATTAATACTCAATtgtttcttttcatatgttttatttagTGGAAATAAGATTACCCATCTTTTATAATTACATTTCCATTACCTGGTTCTTATTGTCACAAAATATTTAGTACCCTTTTTATATACTTACTGGATAATGAGATTCTATAATTCTCTCAAGAAAAGTGAATGATATACTGAAGGTACAGAAATTATTCTATTAGTCAattattcacatatattttaGAACTTCAAAGGAAGGAGCATTTTTCAAAAGTAGAAGTGATGACTTATATATGATTTATAGCAATTAGCAATAATAATTCAGTAATAAATAATCTGAAGCATCACTGGTTCTcaattttcttgccttatttaaatgatttactaTATTTTTGTACCTTTTATCTCCTTTAAGGTATGTATATGGCttgattagatttttttaaaaaggaatatggGGCATTATTTGTGAAAACGAAGGTCTATTCTGTTTTCCTCAGGGCTCTCTTTTAAACCATCAAAGTCCAAATAACTTGTGTAGTATTAACAAATACTCTTTCAgggtttggaaaaatgtttaaatttctaaGTGTGTCTAATGTTTAAGGTGGGTCCGGGGACAGGGACATCTGTCTATAAAATAAGTTATTCTAGAAAAATACAGACCATATTACACATCACTCCCCTCCCACAGATCAGCTGCTACTTGGGAACTCAGaagtgaaaagaaatatatgtaaatggATGTAATTTAGGTTAACAACTTTGGTTTCTTAGTTTAACAGAATCTACTCCAGTTAAAATCCTATTTCTCATTAACCTTACAGGAAAATAATCAGGTTTAACACAATATAAACTTAACTTGTGTAAAATTCACAGCTTTGGTGAAACAGGTCATGAAGAGTATTCATACTAAAAACAACATGTAAGAAACACAGACTGCTGTATATGTCAAGAGTTTTGGGGAGGAGAGCAATTATTGCATGTCATGGATTTTTATGAAATACTAGGTATTTTTCCACCTGTGTTGTGTTTACTGCAGCTGAATCCACAGCCTCTCCTTTATTATGTCACATCAGAGTGCCATgcttcacattttcttctttttaatgggaAAGACTCTGACGACGTCTCTTCTTTCTGAGTAAAGATGACTATAGGTAAAATACATACCTGATGTGGAGaaagaaatggcaaaaattaagacTGATTAACCATCTCTGTGGAAAGAACCATGGTTTTGAAATACAGAGTGCTGCCTGGAGTCCAGGGAGGAGGCACTTGCAAAGGAAACTCAAAGAAGGAATACTTAAAGAGTGTCCAGATTTTCTGCAGGAGAAGTAAAGCAAACTCCTCCACCTTACTGTTCTGTTTATTGCAAGGAAGGAACTTTTCTTTAGCTCTCTCCACTTCCCCTAAAGTTTtacatttgtcttctcttttatgTGTTGTTCTTACATACCTGATAGTTGTTATCTTCTAGAGGTAATAATTACCTTAAGGACTTGTGAAGGACTTGTGAAGGTTAGAGCTAGAGAAACTAAAATTTAACAACAGAAGTCTGTTTCCCAATTTTCTggacaaattaattaattgattagaTTTTCTCAACTGTAAGTTTTTGtcctatatatttttcttgagCCTTTAGCACCTACTCCCACCTGCCTGCTAGAAAATGCTAGCACATAAGGGcaaacaaacaggaaacaaaacagaTATAAATGGGAAATCCAGAAATAGCCAAGTTCACTTAGTTTGACATCTAGATTTTCTTTGTAGATGCTTGTGTTTGTCGTGAAAACTTTTATATTTCATACACAAAGCAGTTACATTTTCTGCTAGTAAAACTGTTTTTGTTCATACACTGCAAACAGTGATATATTTGATCTCATCATGACCTGCAAAAAGCATTataacttctaaatattttactaaCAAGGTCTAGTTCATCATGTCAGCCTTCTTTTACCATCTCTCCCATGTTTACAGACCTTTCTACTAAGGTAGATGGCAGCACAAACCAAAAAGCACAGAAagaatgcaaaaacaaaacaaaacagaaaagccacTTACCTATAAAGAGCATCATGAGATATATTTTCAGCACATATGGGAAATAGATGGATAAGTCAAAGGGCAGCTTTGTGGAGTAAGTGCCAAATGATTCAAAATAAGGCAGTGACTGATAGATGGCAAatgctgtttaaagaaaaaaggaatcatgAAGGTTTCCCTCCTTAACTTGCTACAgagatgtgtatatatgtatgcatagtTGAAGGATATTCTGAATTTGATAACGACCATTTTGTGATAATTGCTGAATCCTTTTGCCAAAGCTATAGTTTGATATAGAAATCTGCTGATCAGATTGGCAAGGCCATTATAGCAGTGTgatttgttgaattttgtccattttttactttattatgcCTACACAAAAATAGTttacagtgtttcttttttttactgaggtatagttgatgtacaatataagCTTCcagtgtacaacagagtgattcacaatttttaaaggctatactccatttatagttaatataaaatatcggctatattccctatgctgtataatatatccttgcagcttatttattttatacatagtagttcgtACCAAAAATTGTATCTCAAAATACCTGTCCTCTTAGCCACAAGTAGGGGTTACAGACGAATGAACATGGAAAATGCTTCATATATTCTCCTCTTGGAGTTTCATAACACGCATTGGTATAGCAGAGATTCTGTCAAGTTCTGCAATAAAGAAACTGGTTTCACCCATTTCCTCAGCTTAACTGGTCTTGGAATagctctttcttcctccccatcCCAGCAGTACTTAATAAAAATTCTGAGGAATCATGTGAGAAATGCTGGCCTAAATTATTTTGAGGGAGGAGGCTCAGGTCAAATAAGAAGAGATGGACATTCTATGAAATTGTGTCCCATGTATAGACTTTGTATAACATTTCATGGAATAAAATGATAATGTACtatggttatataagatgttCTCATCAGGGTAAGCTGAGCGAAGGTACATGGAAACAATGCACTGTTTTTGCAACTTATTGTGagtctaaaattattattttttaatttcttttttttaaaaagacagaggaAAACTCAGGCACCCACAGCTGTTAGAACCAGACAGTGGAATCGGCACAGAGTCTGCAACTGACACTAAAGCATGCCATCTAAGATTTCCATGGGCAGCACCTAAGTCTCTGGCATTTTattagtatagttgatttgatTATGAATATGAACTTGGTTTTTGTCTTATATTATCAGATGGGAAACTatagttattaaaagatattagaATTATCAAAAGTCAAGCAGGTTTTCTTAACTACATGTTTTTATACTTTGGGacatttgaaatatatagaaatatataaagataaaattactATGCTCTACCACCCAGAATTAATCAttattgatattttgttatatgtgctttcaaaatttttctggatagactttgttttttaattgcaaGAATAAGTTTatgaaactaattttaataaaagaatatgcATTTTATGGCAACTATATATAAACATGGCTTTCCTAAGAAAGGACAATGTTTACAAttatggaataaaaagaaaagtttcctatatatttattcatccctatttttaggaaaatattagTCATATTGCTACTttattcctttatatattctttatagtAGTTTTCATATTATCTAAcaaatgaatgtacttaataaataaatgtttcaatgAGTGATGGATTTTGTTCTCAAATAAATGGCCAATCcattttttatggttttcaaGAAGATTATTCCCTAGATTCTTTTGGCATAgtctatttggaaaaaaaacagattttaaaattatgtctaaCGTGATTTACTATAAGCTCCTTTTCTCTGCTCACTGGTAGATAGACAACGTGTGGTTATATCATATATACTTTATAATTACTGCCAACATCACCAtcattttatgttaaatatttctgtatgttGTTTTCCCTTAGTTACTTAACATGTGCCCTCTTAATTTCTTTATGCCTTCGGTTTTCAAAAACTTTTATCATGTCTGTTTCAGAGTTCCCTACCAGTCTGCTAAATCCATTACAGAGGGAAGCATATACTCCCCAAATATCCTCAAGCTCTTTGCAAATTgatgtttttaattatttgagtttAAGCTTTAGGTTTACATTTAGGCTAAGCAATTAGCCTACTTCACATTGTATTTAATAATTCATTGTTTATTGAGCATGTATATTGGGTGCATaaggcaaaggaagaaagaaacaaagacaacCCCAGATCCCCATGGAGCTTAGAGGCTAGACAAGGAAATAGACATTAATCAAAGAATCACACAAATGTCTAATTACAACTAAGATAGGTCTTACAAAAGAGATTCATTGGGGGAATTAATgttgatgaggaaattgaggaacGCTTCCCTGAGAAACCAATGACTCGTCTAAAGGTAGAGTTAACTGTCACTGGCAGAGAGTAGGCAGCATGGTAGATGGTAAGTGGGAAGGCTAGTCCAGCCAAGGGGGAACTGAATTTCTATGCATTACAAATAATCACTGAGTCACTAAATGTTAAATCCCCTTTGGATGAGTAAACagacttagagaggttaaatgatttacCCAAACTCAGCAAGTTAATGAAGTTAAAGGCCCTCAGATGTCCTCATTCCTCATCCAATATTTTGTCTACTGTGCAGAGCTGCTTCCCCCTTAACTTGACATTTTAATGTTTTGCTTCTTTGCATCAAGGGAAGTATGCCAGGAAAGATAACACCTAGTCAGCTGAACAGTAGCAAAAATAGTAACTTAATCATCAAAAAGTTTTGTGAATCATCATAATAGGATTGCTTTTGCCAGTAAGCAATACAGAAAAGTCACTCTTTTCTTACCTTCAGCGAGAACACACAAAGGATAAATTGGCATCCATAGTGTTTGACTGAGCCATGTCAAGACAGCATAGGATATTCCAATGACTGATAACATGCTGTAAGTGTACCTGAAAGGAGACAAGTTTGCTCATAAACATCATTTGCTGCTGATGTCTGGGAAATAGGAGAATACCTTACTGTGTAATTGAATACACAGATAAAACTGGAGAGTATGCAAATTCCTTACTTTATTTCCTGTAATGTAAGCAGGAGAAGAGGTAAATAATGGAGAGAGAGGAACCGTGTCAGTCTGGCTTGTCTTATGGGGTGGATCACGGATAATTatagagggaagagagaaaaatgtaaatcttaTCCCCCAGCAAATTACAGTTACAAGTTTCCTCAAATAGTGACTTCAATTTCACTCAGAAGCCAAGCCCATTTTATGCACAGGCTAAGTTTTTAAGACAGACAGACTTGTAAATATCTaggtaatgaattttaaaaataaaaaaaatatgtgcCATCTTGTGTGAATAATTAAAGAACTGGCCTTAGGAGCTTGTTTTGGGTATAGGAGTTGGTTTTAAACCTGTCTTTATGATGTAATAGATGAAGTAATcaaaatcttttcatttctcaAGCTTAAGCATACATCAGCATCACTCAGAGGGCTTGCTAAAGCACAAATTGTTAGGCCCTATCTCCAGAGTGTCTGATTCAGTGGACCTGAGAATCTGTATTACAAACAAGTTTCAGGTGACGCTGATGCCACTGGTCCAGGGACCATACTTAGAACTACTGGAATAGGCAGTGCATACATATggcaaaacaaaattcaaaaccttgAAAACACGAATGCAGAAAAGTAAATCTTTCTCTCATTCCAGGACCCTAATTCCACTCCTCAGAGGCAATGACCAATGCCAATTTCTCATATattctttccaaaatatttttgcatatacttacctatgtgtatatatactatatataatatacatcagCAGTGCAAGCACTCACCAAACATAGCATGTTATCAAACTTTTTGTTCTTTACCAATATAAGGGAAAAATGGTATCTCgctgctttgatttttttctattacaagaGTAGGTaagaatcttttcatatgtttaaaaatcaCTTCTGATGAAGTCCAATGTATCTCTTTTTgctgttgcttgtgtttttggtatTAAATCTAAAAATCCATTGTCAAACCCAAGATCAAAAAcatttacccctatgttttcttctaagagttttatagttctaTCTTTTCCATTTAGATTTTCGAAccattgagttaatttttgtatggtgCAAAGTAAAGGACCAaattcattcctttgcatgtggatatccagctgTCCCAGCACCGTTTGACCAAAAGACTATTTTTCCCCATTGAACGACCTTGGCATCCTGtcgaaaatcaactgaccataaatTTGAGAGTTCATCTCTGGACTGTCAATTCTATTCCACAATATATCCTTATGTCCATTATCACACTCTTGATGTGTGCAACTCTGGTTGCTTTGTAGTAAGTtctgaaattgggaagtgtgaatcTTCCAACTATGTTCTTTTttgagattgttttggctactctggGTTCCTTGGGTTTCCATATGAGTTTTAGGATCGGCTTCTCAACTCCTGCAAAGAAGCCAGCTGGGATtctgataggtattgcattgaatctgtagatcaactTGAGGAGTGTTCCATCTTAAAAACATTGTCTTCAACCCATAAACACggaatatctttccacttatttagatcttctttaatttctctgtacagtattttatagtttttagtgtacaagtTCTGcccatcttttgttaaatttatgtctaagtactttattttttgatgttttgttttctcaattttattttaggaTAGGCCATTGCAAATGTGtagaatacaattaatttttgtacagctgacccttgaacaacacaggtttgaactaagtgggtccacttatatgccgatttttttcaatagtaaatactacagtactacactaTCTGGGGTTGGCTGAATCCAGATGCAGAACCTAAGATACAGAGGAACCCTGTATACAAggggccaactataagttatatgtggattttcaactCTGCGGAGGGTCAGCACCCCAACCcttatgttgttcaagggtcaactgtgtattaattttgtattctacaactttgctgaactagcttattctaatattttttagtCAATTCCTTATGATTTtttatatacaagatcatgtcatctgccagtAGAGATAATTTTACCCCTTCCTTTCCAATGTGGATGCTTTTACatcattttcttgcctaactgccgtgcctagaacttccagtacaatgttgaatagaagaggcaAGAGTAGACATTGTTGTCTTATTCCTATCTTTGGAAGAAAgatcagtctttcatcattaaccGTTATGTTAGCTGTGGAGTTTTCACAGATgcttttatcaggttgaggaagttgcTTTTCAAAAAGTCATTCTATGGTAAATTGGGAAGATAATTctgcccccatttcacagagaaaaaaaatgagttttaaaaaggtTCAGTACTTAGGAATTTCActcctaagagaaatgaaaacatatgtgcacacaaaagcttgtacatggatgttcacagcagcattccTCCtgaccaaaaagtagaaacaaaccaaatgtccatcaactgataaatgaataaataaaaattggtatatcaatataatggaatattattcagccataaaaagaaataaaatactgatacCTGTTAAaacatggacgaaccttgaaaacgttatgctaagtgaaagaacccagtcacaaaaggcgcatattatatgattccatttatatgtaatgtccagaacaggcaaatccatacagacagtatggtagtggctgCCAGGGCTGGAAGGAAAAGGGAATTGGGTGCGACTGCTAATGGATTTGGggcttcttttgggggtgatgaaaatgttcgcAAATTAGACAGTAGTGATGTCTTTACACATGTCTTTGAATACACTAAAATCGacaaattttatactttaaaagggtgaatattAAGGTTCATGAATTATCgcattgctgttatttttaaggttgtgtgatttgcccaagatcacatagcagTGGAGGTGAGGTTCATACTGAGATCTTCCACTTCTATGTCCAAAATTCTTTCCATCACATCACGATACCACTCTCAATGCCAAAACCACTTTGTTCTCTAATGGGTCTACTGAGCTTATCTGAGACTGAATCGACACTGAAAGAGTTGGGCATACCAGAGAATGAAACATCAGAAAGCCACAGTCCCAAATGAGGCTCCATGTCTCATAAACAGAAAGTCATGGGCTACAAAACTCCCTGAAGTTTGCCCCAAGTCCACAAATCTTTCAGTTAAAAGTGAGAAATAACTAAGTTATATATAACAAAGAATTACAGTCACTttaattcaacaaaatatttcattaaattcatTCTACTTAGAATATCTTAATTCAGCCAAGTTATTGACAATATAATAAAGAATTTATATAACCTCAGCTAAAATGCTAGGGTTCTTTTGTTACCCATCCACATCCAGATCTTTCAAGCAGGAGGGACGGTTCTCATTTGTGAGAGCTTGAAGTAGCAGTTAGGAGCCTCTCCAAAGTGAGCCACTGAGCAAACGGCTCAGCAATTTTACATCATTGCTGGTAGAGATAACACACAAAGTTTTAGAATTAGAAGGAAACATAACACCATCGGGAGCAAGGGTTCTTAACCTGAGGTCCAAGGATTCCCAGTGAGTCCATGAAAGAACTTCAGTTATTTGAACCCGCTGGAATTGTATACAAATATGTTTGTGGAGGTGTGTTTTTTCCCCAGAGAGATAAGGCCctatatttataatattcttgAATTCCAAGAAACCAACTTTGTAAATTGTGACTATGATAGAATAAAAATCTTGCTTTGCTTATTAAAGTAACACATACCAGAGCAATTGCAAAGAACGCCTTTCATTAGCAACAGCTGCGAGGTTTATT
It includes:
- the HACD4 gene encoding very-long-chain (3R)-3-hydroxyacyl-CoA dehydratase 4 isoform X3 yields the protein MTVRFFSFGKDSMVDTFYAIGLVMRLCQSISLLELLHIYVGIESDHLLPRFLQLTERIIILFVVITSQEEVQEKYVVCVLFIFWNLLDMVRYTYSMLSVIGISYAVLTWLSQTLWMPIYPLCVLAEAFAIYQSLPYFESFGTYSTKLPFDLSIYFPYVLKIYLMMLFIGMYFTYSHLYSERRDVVRVFPIKKKKM